From Danio aesculapii chromosome 9, fDanAes4.1, whole genome shotgun sequence:
aatatgtactgcTAATTTTCTGCTTTATGAATTCCACAGAAATTCATCGATATTCAAAACAACCATTAAAGACCTTTTACGCTCAATGTATACTGATTTTTATCTAAAGCTGCATTATCTTTAAATTATTACCATTttataattgtgtttaattattacTTATGGAAAGAGCAAGCCAAACAACCCTCCACATATAATTTATTACAATGTCCTTCATTTATTATATGCTGGCAGTGGCAAATAATGCTAATGTACGGTATTCTGGCAGTGGCACTGGCAAATAAAGGGTTAAATTTAGAAAAATTTGattgaatatttttcatattgcTGATATTTGTCACAAAGTAGAAAGTATTAAGTCTGGAATCCACATTTCAAGAACACAATATCATAATGGCATGAATATTTGGCCCCTCTCTCTACAGTTTGTTCCTCGAACTTATAATCACTACTGTATAATCACATGCCCAAAATTCAgacaacacacaaaaacaacaggcgtaaatatgaaaacaattccCAACacatgtcatcatcatcatcatcatcatcatcacacatcCAACAAGAAAAAGGGGATAATTTCGTGGGTGGAGTGAATTATACGGTTTCAAAACAATAAACGTGTAATGCGATCGCCCCGCTGTAGTACATCATCTAAACTTACAGTACGGCTAAAAAACATCTGATTTTGGGAGAACATCTGACGGCGCGAGACACATAAACAAAACCCTGCGGGAAGCAGAGCTGGTTTTGATACGCACGAGTAAAAATACAAACTTTACGTTACCTGCAGCTCATGGCAGCGTCGACTTCATCACCAAAATAACAAACCTCTCAATTAATGTAGACATACGTTGTATTATAAACGTTAGTTACACATTTGTTACGTTGAGTTTCGACAATTTGTCTAACATATTTATCAATTAAGTCACTTATTACACCACACAAACGTCTTGTTAACATACACAATCGCATATTATCCCCTTTAAATGAGCAATTATTGAGTATTCAAAATGCTTCCATAAGTACAAAGTACCGTTAACACGGTTAACAGTCGTGGGGCCTAGAGGACGGTCCCAGCGCTTCAGAGGGACTGGAGCGAGAGGAACGCAGATCCGCTGGAGCAAATCCGCATTCCAGCGCAGGGAGAATGTGCTGTTCACTCCTATCCCGCTTTAAATGAGCAACACGGCTTATTTACTCGACTTACACACCATTTACGAGCGCAAACCAAATGCAGTATCTCCTGAAACCAACTAATGCCCAGCGTTTTGAAAAGTTGATAAAGTTTTGAGCGACTCACCATGTGATAAAAACGGTGCCTTATTCCAAGGAACTGATTTAAACTTCAGTAAGGTTGCGGATTATCTGTCTAAAGATTTGTTGGCCTTTCTTCGTTCTCTCATAAAAAACACGGAGTGAAAATCATGGGATTGTCCTCCATTTTCTCGCCACTCACGGCAGAATTAGAATGCAGTACAAAGTTGGACACTTACTGCATTGTTAACATTCCAGAGGAGTCACGTGAGGCGGCCATGCACGTCAGCGCTGCACATACCCTGGGCGGGGCTTCCGACATTTACAACGCTGAGATTCTGATCTGATGCACACTAGCAGATAAGTGTAATAGAAGGAGTATATTTTACTATATCCCTACTGTACTAGTCTATTTTGAGTTGCCCGCatatgcattaatgttatatCTAAATAGTGAATGTAATAACTAAATAGTGAACTAAATAGTTCCCAAATCCTACGTGGGCTTCTCACTCAACGGATTGTTGCATTGCTTTCTTTAATCAATCACTGGTTTGTCTTAAGTCCTAAAAGAAATCAAATATTACATATAATCAAGAGACCACACGGTGCTTAGTTTGTAAAACGGTAGATGTATAGTTGACACATGCTATTTCatgttgtaaatgaataaaataacacttttatCTGATCtttcaattcaccattatttgtgtagcgcttttacaatgtagattgtgtcaaagcagcttcacataggagatcatagtaaattgcaacagtgtagttcagttttcagagtttaagttcagttcagtttagctcagttcagtgtggtttaataatcactactgagagttagTGCtctactgaagagcaaatccatccatcgatgcgcagctctacagatcccgaaccatgccaGCCAGTAGCAACCGGCGAGGAAATAACCaatttcaccaattggcgaaggtgaagaattaaaaaaccttgagagaaaccaggctcagttgggcatgaccatttctcctatggccaaacgtcttgtgcagagctgcagtctaggcgccggaggctggagaatgctggacctcagtgaagactcgtctgtccctggagcgtcacaggaatcagtctcatttaTTTACCttgtaaaatgtactttaaacTGGTATCACATTATTTAGATGGTccctttaatacattttgttgaatttaagttacattgcatctacatgccaactaattttcattagcttataggtagactgttagggttggggttagggttagtgtaagttgacatgtatctgcaaagtttcttatagtctgcaaagtttcttaaagtttcttatagttaaatgtctgttgaaggagcagtatcagcacaTATTAGAcactctactaatactcaaatgagaagtagttgcaacttttagtcaacaaaatgcgacagggaccatcaaaataaagtgttacctttaaacCTTTAGTCCTGCAGTGTGGcaaattcatttttaaagaataaatgtgAGTcagcaaaataatataaaataattattaatcgtATTCATAAATAACCCCAAAATACattcatcattatataataagcAAAATACAGCtttgaatcattttaaatcaGATACAGAATTTCACACCACAGGCAAAACTTCATGTAAATTAACCCAAAATGTACatccaaaatatattttgatgtaaaactggttttatattcacacattcagactttctccttaataatataagttTAGAAAAGTATTCcttgctaattctaaatagggaaatcatattagcatccaatggctatcaaagtacaacactgttcacagtcccataaatagtgctaatgttgttttgaagtcataaatacatgtgatttcagaccaaatgttcaaattaacatgttaaacaatatagagagcatgtcacaagttgttactgaatgaatataaaaccaactttacctcaatcaaaatgtaaatttagcTTCTGCGTATTTTTGCTGCTTAAAATAAATACTCATATAATAAAGAAGCCGAAGAATAATCGTTATTAAAAATTTTATGGAGACATTTTCTTACATGTTATACAACAGGATGCTACATTGAATTACAGTTGTGTCATCTCTGCACATCAGACACATGAGAAAAATGGGAAAACATAAGCATCATCTTCTCAAATGCAGATAAATggagcacacaaacacatttgagTGACAGCCAGGAAGGATAAACAAGTGCAATGGTTGAATTTCGGAGTGAATACATCATGCTAAATGCTATTAATGTTGATTAAAACAATGATCACACACAATGTAAATAACTAAACGGTAATTTTATGGTACTTAATCACATGGTAAGAGTGACTTGGCATCATCAGAAGTAAAAAGCACAGTACTGCTGGGTTATAGacgaaaatatattatatatctatacagAAGCGAAAGAAAATCGTAAGAGACATAACTCAGAAAGGCAAAGGCACTAGAACCTAAAGGCAGCTGCTGTCAAAGTAAATGACTACAAGTGTCTCCGACCGAGGCGATTCTTCAGGGCCTTGAATATTTGAGATTCTCAGCATACAACTTCCACTCTCGACAATACCAATTTAAAGTTAAGCTATGGATGGAATGTCTCTATCAAACCAAAGCAACAACAAAGTCAGCTCAGAGACTAAGGAAGTTCCTTACGTAAAACaacatctcacacacacagagggaaGATTGTCCAGTGAACTGTGCCTAATTCATGCTTGGAACTGGTCCTTAAGTTGCATAAGGCCCTGTTAACAGCAGATATTAAGATATGTTTCTGTCAATCTGATCACAAATAGACGATGATAAATACATGTGTGAATGGAGGCTGAAACACTTTGAGCTTGTAAACTATCAACCACATCCAGAGGTGGTCTCATGTGGtcaaatgcaaacaaaaatcaGATAAAAACACCTTATTTACGCCAACTCATCCTACCATTATTGTTTGTGTAATTAAAGTACTCTAACCAGACATGATTTCAACTTCACCATATGAAATAATAAGTTTGGTTTGAAGGTGATATTGAAaaataagacttttgaataaCTTTAAGACCAAATGAAGAGAATGTATTTAATCATTTGAATGAAGCACAATACGCTGCCTCAATGTAAATGTATTGATTTGTTCCTTTTCCCACTCAGCTTTGTTCAGTTTCTGTGAAAACAAGTCTTAATTTCTTTCATTCTGCATACCATTTTTTAGTTTCTACGATGGTTCAAGTGCGCTTGagcatatataaaaacaaaaacaaactgagaAAACATCTTCGTCAGTTTGACAACACAAATTCTCACCACACGTctaaatacagaaacacactgcaaatagtGCAAACCATAACGCAAATGTGTCACACTAAAAAGTGACGAGCCCCGCTGCTCCCTTTTTagagtagggttgtcacgatactggaattccataccaatcggtactggaattttaaaaacgtccatttcactcgaacatttgagcgctgttgacaACTTTCTCTCAACTAGACTCTTGTCGCtgcaaactcaccgctgtttactgcgtgtaaccacagatacagggtcACTGGAGTGCTTTAAAGCCGTGATTCACCAACggatcgctcatatgtcagcttatagacaaaccagctgatcgacatgactttaaaatgctctAGTGTCCCTCTATCTGTGGTTACacacagtaaacagcggtgagtttggtgaaccaatgaccttcaaAGCCAATCACATTCAtttctattgaacacatgaacacaatggcaaatcagagctgtttaagaacgtgctcaacagcactcaaatgctCATGGGAATgtaacgtttttaaaatttcagtacagattggtatcaaattccagtattTTGACGACCCTAATTTAGAGTCAGCCATGTTGTCAGACTTCTGagagttttttgtttatgttattgtCCTGATTGTACGATTCCTTGTTGTTTGTTCCCCCGACATATTTCCGTTGTAGTCTATACTATTTGCAgagtgtttctgtatttgtatgCTGTATTTGTGCGCATGTGTGTAGTCAAATCGATGATGTTTTCTTAATATGTTAGTGTTTTTCTATATGGAAGATTTTCTTAAATTGTAGTGCATTTCAGTATTTAGATACATTTAAGaatttgcatgcatgtgtgtgaattGAAGTGCATAACGattctttttttctcaatttgTTCGTATTTCTATTTGCATGCATTTTCTTATTTTTCTCTCTCAGCCACTGTaagtttttttaaacacagattcACTTTTTGGCTATAAATGCAAGAATTTGAAGATAAGATTTTATGCTTTAATCCACAACTACCAGTAGTTTTATTGACCTACCAGTCATGACTCTAACACAAACCCAACAGCTTTCTGCAGTTTTGTAGCAGAAACAAAATCTGCTGTTCTTTGCTCTTATTATATTATGTGTGAGCTTAttgcaaaatattatatttaaatcctCTAAAAGAAATCAAGAAAGTGGATCAAAGTGAACAAAACAGCTGGATTAAGCTGGAGGTATAATTGGGAATGTGTGTCTCTCTCGTCTACTTCTAATCAGATTGACCAAAATGCATCTTAACACCAGATGTAAACCAGTCCTTTATGTTCTGATCCCTCTTGTAAGAACAGAAAATCTCTTCTGTAATAAAAGAGAAACAATAAAGGTGCATTCAGCAATGGTACAAGTAAAAGTGGCTTTTACAAAAGTGTGGCAAATATCATTCCAGTGGCGCAGCAGAAATGCACAGATTATTCAAGGCACAAGCAACCTGCACAATCTTATCAAAAGTGCTCACATTGGAAGTGTGGTCTACGACTGTAAAGGGGCTCTCTACTGGTCCAGTTAACATCGAATATCTCCTCTTAACAATGTCTATTACCTTTTCAACATGCATATGAGCAATTGCTTTATCTGAAAGTGCTCCCACTGGCGAGAAATCTTCTCCATCCAGTCCGTTCTGGCTATTTTCAAAGTAATTGCTACGAGTGATTTTGAGTTCGGCTTTCCGAGACCCCACTAAGCCCTCAATGTCAAAGTCACGCTCTGCCAGAACAACATCACCAGGCAGGAGTTTACTAAGGAGGCCAGAACTCTCAACTAGACTTTTGTCGCTGACGTGTCCCGGAGATCCTCTGGAAACAAACGTGACTACACCCTGAGGAGCAACACCGATGACGTATTTAAGCTCATTCACAGTCGATTGCACTGGTGTGGTCAATGCTGTAGATGCAACATCTTGATTTCCATCCACACCGAGAGCTCTTTCTAGAGACACCCTAAAGCAGTCAATGATCACCGCACAGTCTGGGTACGTGCAACGCAATGCGGCGGGTAGATTTTTTCTGAGCTCCACTCTGGAGGGCCAAAAAACAGCAGTTGGCACAAGAGTGGTGAACATTATATGAATAATCCGATGGACAGTCCTGGCCACTGTGGCAACCTTGACCCCAAAACGATAAGCCAAGTCTTGGTTTCTGAGATCCAGCTTGAGGCGCATTAGCGTTAAGAGAAGTTGCTGGAATTTagagagttttacatttttgtctCCTTTCATATGTGGAATGAGAAGCAACATGACTGTCTCGAACACAAAGTAGTTTGGCAATCCTGTGTAAAAGCGAACCTTCTCTGGATCATTCCTAAAGGAAGCCTCAGTGAGAGACATCTTTTCTAGTGATTCCCTCAGCTCCATGTTTTCTTTCTTAAGAGCCTCGAGACTGGACTCATAGTCAGAGGGAATGTTTTTGACTGGTTGTCCTTTTTGGATTACACTTGTTTGTGAGATTTCTTCTTCTACGCCATCTTCAGTCTTAACATCCTCCTCGTCACAACTGCTCAGTGAAGAGGAAACACTCTCTGGCTCTTCTTGACTTGTCATCTGGCCATGGTTCTCCAAGAAACGCCCTTGTCCTTGCAGAAAAAGCAAAGCATTGGCGGCCTCCACTTGTGCCTCCTGTTTATCATACATTTCACAAGAACTTGCTTCTTTCATATTTGGGGACAGTGGCGCTGAAGTGAAAACTGAAGGAACATAGTCTGGAGATCGAGGATTTTTCACTTGTTTTcctgtaaatggaaaaaaaaccaTTGAATTATTTAAGAGTGCATTCATGttcttaaaaaaaatcacttataatcaataataattcacTATCTATTGTTTTTAATACACTTAAAGAAAAACTATGTGCAAATTCACCAGACATTTCCATTTATGAGTGTTTCTCTGTACAACTTCAGTGCATTAAAGTCAATCTCAAAACACAGTATGAATCAGTGACTGTGCAAATCAAGCACAGACAGTTAGTCTTTAATGGAGtctaaatattcaaatataaattgtcaccttagaattataaggttctatctgacacttttgtcaaaattgagttattcacatattcttattaattgacaacttatttacatgatgtgatgttttggtatgagttgtttacattttaagaccttttatttaaaaagcaaaaaatggtttatctacaaagttgaactctagcttggctctataaggttctttctgtgagccaatcagcattttttatTGCATGCACAAGGACCattcaggatcagctttctttgtctttttgccggactgctccattgacagagGAAAAGACCAGAAAGATAAAAATCACACAAattcagagtcgactaaataatgctgcaccacacaaaattgagatgtgtgtaaatgtgatgatttagaagcattttttgacattgagatgaaatgttaaattttacattgttaaaaaagtattatattaaaaaaatacattttatataaaatgtgaaatatttttatttgtttatatatggtaagtgaaacattttttcagtgtttattaaactgatTTGCTCAttgtatgttttaatttaaagcctttaaatttaatattaagccttgaagggcaaatacttaatttaattcatggggcatataattcaataaatataattcaattattcatataaagcataaaattttataaatattaacatattaattcgttaaaattaacagctgcactggacaaaatctTTAGCACAGCCTTGATGAgccttaatttgaacaagaaaaaaaattcaacctaaaacattaaataaatgttatagaaagcaaaaattgtACTTTTCCAatcatcaacatattgttacaacaccaaattATATATTCTTTGAtggtatttcttgaaaagtaatgcttcaatgaatgatctgccagatactttataattccaagtggaacaTGACTTTacagaattttgataatttagatttacagtacatttagggtctctgtcatgttaatgtatgaaaaagaactgttacacacatattgcttgctatatggaatgcaaaaactttgaagctcaatttctcaaaatcatttaatgcgcagatagaaccttataattccaaggtgacaaatGCTAGCTCTTACAACCAACTATGGTCTGATACAGTACTTTTACACATTCATCTAGTGGTTATGTTGTGTTATTACATATAATCTTTTTTCTCCCTCCAGATGGCACCAATAACTTATTAATGTAAAAcgtatacatttacacacacacacacgcacacactaaattattattattattattatgctatagAGCTTATTTGAGAAGTGTAAATTGTGTTGTATCATGAAAAATATAACAGAAAAACAGCGCATTCATTTTTCAAATGTTAATTTAGTGAGAAAGACCATGCGTTTAACCTTAAAGAATAATACCTTAGTCCACATTTGTATTCAACCCAAACCCTAAAGTGCAGTAATGTGGATATCAGGCAGGGGCGTCATCAACATTAAACACGTTTCTCCCTTACTAGACATATTTACAACCATCTCAGAAATTAGCGTTACTGTTATAAGATTACTGCTAACCTACACATGCTATATGCATCACATCAGATGTTACCCTACCTGAAATGAAGTGTGTGCTGCAGAGTCTGCTGCCCTCGTTTGGCACCCACCCTTCACGATTCACAGCAGCGATCCAGCGCTGCTTCCGCTCCGGGTCGCGTGGAAACCTGTAGAAGGATAATGCGGTGCCTGGATATGGAAGGCCATTGGGGCCAAAACGTCTGCAACAAACGCGTTTACAcgttattacgtgttaacacgtaatttacgcgttaacacgcaattacgtgttaacacgtaggtacgtgttaacacgtgatttacgtgttaacacgcaatttacgtgttaacacgttttttttaaactagtgtcatttttaaagcacaatcatttaataatttctccaacctgctcattttaaaatgtataatgtcatttcacttgTCGAAGAAATGTCAATGAAAGGCTAAACATTttctgcaatgttatgtttgatggccggggacattataattcttgtcattcagctgctgagatttctttgaaaatgtgtccagagaaatcagtatgagctttatttgacaagtgtgggcaatcACACTagaaatgttttgtgtgttttttcaggagcacaggatacatacaaatcaacacaaggacacagaatgacataagtggatataaaataaacaataaaacattttggttacaaaaatcataaacagtaagggttgtgtatatgtatgaccataaaaataaacaggtaacaactgatctaataattaagatctatagagataaaaatgtgtagagatctgaaggttgggcaggtgcacagcaataatcctctccgctgtcctgacagtccgctgcagtcttcttatttctgatttggtggctgatccgAACCAGACAGTAATTGAAGTTTTGTCAGATGAAGTGGCGGCAGATTGTGCATTCTCATACTATATGTAACAGGTCATTAATTACTaaacacataaatgatttaatgcagagtagcctatcttggtgaggtttatgtctgcaaataatgcacatattgtagaacaaacattttataatttataattttgtgttatacatttatgcttgtaatatatgttaattgtttacagaactttggactatgtacttttgtctctgtactggaagctccaatcaccaagacaaaatattcttgtgtgCAAACAACTGACAATAAATAATTGACAAGTTTCTATAAAACTATGTAATAACTAAGCTCCTTTCtgccttttaagaaaaaaactaaattatgatatactaaatcaaaattacaagataaaaagtcgaaataatgatttaataactcaaaaatatgactgaataaatctgtagaaattacattaTGACAATAGGTGGCGAAAAACAACCATCTAAATGTAGAACTTAATTCTCTAAAGATgattaatctaataaaacaaagttttttagagagttattaaatctttaactgaaaatgtcattttttcaaGCATGCAGTTTTCTTAAACAAGCTAATGAAATAACCTAAACTTAAACTAATGTTCCATGGTAATTTACTTGACAAGTACCTTTGCATTGTAGTGGGTaacacatgcagttgaagtcaatgcaaaatgttaatttaaaataatatatcccacattatcttatatatatatagtcatagtaagtcttatagtatatatatatatatatatatatatatatatatatatatatatatatatatatatattctcgattgagcaagaggggcacctcagccaatgaaggcaaacgggcagtggctctaggcaccgggccacccccctgtgcacacatatatatatatataaaatgtgtgtgtgtgtgtgtgtgtgtgtgtgtatatatgtcgaTCAATTATTATGCaaactttaatactttttttaaaatattaagatgttgttagcaattttatcttgacagactggcacaattcagcatgtagactctcaaattaaaaaaataaatcacgcaTTGCGGCCAGGCATGCACAGAGCATCTccgttctcacaatgagtttctgagttttATCATCCAaccaagttcgttcttccgaaGTAATCTGGGAACAAGGTCAGTGCTGCAAATAgattgtaaagcctggctcattcaaAGAGACCTGCGCAATGAATGATAATGTCATTAATAATCAAaacagtataaatcaggcttctctaaaacagtaaatattgcacataaaattaaaaaaatggtgttttggcgctgaagcatatagcggacttgtgCACTTCAGATGGTATTCGCTCTTGTTTATTGTGTAGATAacggagaaagaaaaaaacacacattacaattaagatacaaattatatcaaatcaaatgtttcaaaaagataattttccaagaaaaatacaaGTGTATGTTTTTGCTCCTGCCTATGAATGGATGATTTCTTTTGTTGTGTGGAAAATAAGGGTTTGATTagtgctccactgtaattgttgtgtCTCAAACCCCTGTCATATGtctgctacatttttaatttctcattattttaaagattatgtcatgcacatctgatttttcctcattctgatgtGGTTTCATTTTCTCCTCACTTGCTGCAGGAGTTTTAAAATCCTAACCGATAATAAAATCTGGTTGCAGCGCACATGAGGCGAATCTTCTGCGATTTCATTATCTCAAAACTTAAATGTGCACACACTAGAAGATATGAAAACTGTGGCACAGCACACTACAAGATACTCTCAAGATTGTGCCTGATAGAGCACCTAATTGCAGAATAactctgctttttatttattataggctaggttacaaatatttgaccatCTGCCAGAGCGAACAGCCTGCAGAATGAAAAATGCtgattgggggaaaaaaaaaatgctttttaccTACTACCCTACTGtataaaattttcttttttatgtataatgttctattacttaaaattttgttaaaatgtataggtatagtttatatataaaatgagcccTAGCTTATTCCGCTTTGATAATTATGCAAGGATAATATTGCATATTCGGTTTAGGCCtggataaattatgtattttataaaaggATTGTTTATGGACTAAGCTAACAGTAATTCAAGCGAAAGGAGAGAGACCGAGTGAGCGCGCGAGAGGACTCATATCTCCTTGGtgaccaatcttcattgattgcggATTCCAGCAGTAAGCGCAGACTGTGAAGTTTTTCTTAAAATgtcgcaatgcacacaacataatGAGTGACATATCAGAATTAAAAAGAGGATAAACTGTTGGTGTGCATCTCGCTGGCgtatctgtgaccaagacagaacGTGTTTGTTTGAGATGATCAAGAGCCACGATATCCAGGGTAAATCACCAAATGAAGAAGAGCCACAGCCATCAGGAGGAACTTTGGATGCCAGAGGAAATCTGTCTGAAATAAATGTCTTTGTGTAGTGAACAAGCATGAATAACATTCAGGTTTTAGAGTATTGGAATTCTCAGCTTCAACCTGCATGTTTTTCATGCTTGTTAaccatttattaatatgatttactattaccattaacaaagcatttgtgaGTGTAATTTATTGTAGTGTACACTCCAGCATTATCTAATGTTACatttgctcattgtttgttcttgttaccactaatgtgttaattaacactGTAATCGACGTTAATAAGAGTTATCTTACATTTCTTTGTGTTTAAGGATCACTTTACTTCTGTTGTTTAtgtggacttttattttgacaagaaatCCGATT
This genomic window contains:
- the LOC130235017 gene encoding uncharacterized protein LOC130235017, which encodes MVHTCVVAGCRNRRTPGTALSFYRFPRDPERKQRWIAAVNREGWVPNEGSRLCSTHFISGKQVKNPRSPDYVPSVFTSAPLSPNMKEASSCEMYDKQEAQVEAANALLFLQGQGRFLENHGQMTSQEEPESVSSSLSSCDEEDVKTEDGVEEEISQTSVIQKGQPVKNIPSDYESSLEALKKENMELRESLEKMSLTEASFRNDPEKVRFYTGLPNYFVFETVMLLLIPHMKGDKNVKLSKFQQLLLTLMRLKLDLRNQDLAYRFGVKVATVARTVHRIIHIMFTTLVPTAVFWPSRVELRKNLPAALRCTYPDCAVIIDCFRVSLERALGVDGNQDVASTALTTPVQSTVNELKYVIGVAPQGVVTFVSRGSPGHVSDKSLVESSGLLSKLLPGDVVLAERDFDIEGLVGSRKAELKITRSNYFENSQNGLDGEDFSPVGALSDKAIAHMHVEKVIDIVKRRYSMLTGPVESPFTVVDHTSNVSTFDKIVQVACALNNLCISAAPLE